A single Campylobacter hyointestinalis subsp. hyointestinalis DNA region contains:
- a CDS encoding arginyltransferase, translating to MNEIDFCTLDVSCPYLSGKNSRTMYKYVDGCDFAYNSKLVKEGFRRFGNYFSTPICDGCNECKSLRIDALNFKFTKSLRRVIRKNSDTKIRISKPNLSNEHIKLYEKYHKFMHEKRGWEFHELNFNRYYHVYVEGAGSFGYEVDYFVEDKLVCVDLIDLVDDGISSIYCYYDTNFAHLSLGKFSLLTQIKLACEHNLRWIYLGFYVKGCPSLEYKDEYKPYQILNNTNGDLIWENLE from the coding sequence TTGAACGAGATTGATTTTTGTACTTTAGATGTTTCTTGCCCCTATCTTAGTGGCAAGAACTCTAGGACTATGTATAAATACGTGGATGGTTGCGATTTTGCTTACAACTCAAAGTTGGTAAAAGAAGGCTTTAGGAGATTTGGTAATTATTTTTCTACACCTATTTGTGATGGTTGCAATGAGTGCAAAAGCTTACGCATAGATGCTTTGAACTTTAAATTTACAAAAAGTTTAAGACGTGTCATAAGAAAAAATTCAGATACAAAAATACGCATTTCAAAGCCAAATTTATCAAATGAACATATAAAATTATATGAAAAATATCATAAATTTATGCACGAAAAACGTGGTTGGGAATTTCACGAGTTAAATTTCAACAGATATTATCACGTATATGTCGAAGGTGCTGGAAGTTTTGGCTATGAAGTTGATTATTTCGTAGAAGACAAGCTAGTCTGCGTAGATCTTATAGATCTAGTAGATGATGGGATAAGCTCGATTTACTGTTATTATGATACTAATTTTGCTCATCTTAGCCTAGGTAAGTTTTCTTTGCTTACTCAGATAAAACTAGCTTGTGAGCATAATCTTAGATGGATATATCTTGGATTTTACGTAAAAGGTTGCCCGAGTTTAGAGTACAAAGATGAGTATAAGCCTTATCAAATTTTAAATAATACAAACGGCGATCTTATTTGGGAGAATTTGGAATAA
- the pdxA gene encoding 4-hydroxythreonine-4-phosphate dehydrogenase: MSELPKIAISVGDINGVGIEIALKSHEEISKICSPVYFINKYLLENAANLLKLKIPSDLKIVECGKSFKIKPGKVSKKSGKFSFISFENALLYVKNAHAKALVTLPINKESWKKASLPYVGHTDVLSKHFKKNAIMMLGCDELFVALFTDHIPLSDVSKKIVTKDLTKFLLNLYSSTKFDNVGVLGFNPHASDNGTIGKKEEVAIKKAIQKANLTLKKDIFKGPLVPDAAFNKNSLKSCNRLVAMYHDGGLAPLKALFFDRSINVSLGLPIVRTSVDHGTAFDIAYKGIADNKSYLEAVKFAIKLQNCS; encoded by the coding sequence ATGAGTGAACTACCAAAAATAGCCATAAGCGTTGGTGACATAAACGGAGTAGGTATCGAGATCGCGCTAAAATCTCATGAAGAGATTTCAAAAATTTGCAGTCCTGTTTATTTTATAAATAAATATCTTTTAGAAAATGCTGCAAATCTTTTAAAGCTTAAAATTCCAAGCGATCTTAAGATAGTAGAATGCGGTAAAAGTTTTAAGATAAAACCGGGTAAAGTTAGTAAGAAAAGTGGAAAGTTTTCGTTTATCAGCTTTGAAAATGCTCTGCTTTATGTAAAAAACGCCCATGCAAAAGCGCTTGTAACGCTTCCTATAAATAAAGAAAGTTGGAAAAAAGCGAGTCTTCCTTATGTAGGTCATACAGATGTTTTGAGTAAGCATTTTAAGAAAAATGCAATTATGATGCTTGGTTGCGATGAGCTATTTGTCGCGCTTTTTACAGATCATATCCCGCTTAGTGATGTTTCAAAAAAGATAGTTACGAAAGATCTGACTAAATTTCTACTAAATTTATACTCTTCTACTAAATTTGACAATGTCGGCGTTTTAGGTTTTAACCCACACGCAAGCGATAATGGAACTATCGGCAAAAAAGAAGAGGTCGCTATAAAAAAAGCAATACAAAAAGCAAATTTGACACTTAAAAAAGATATCTTTAAAGGACCTCTTGTTCCAGACGCAGCATTTAACAAAAATTCGCTTAAAAGCTGCAATAGACTAGTAGCCATGTATCATGATGGCGGACTGGCTCCTTTAAAAGCACTATTTTTTGATAGATCTATAAATGTGAGTTTGGGGCTACCTATAGTTCGCACTAGTGTAGATCACGGAACGGCGTTTGATATAGCTTATAAAGGTATAGCAGATAATAAAAGCTATTTAGAAGCTGTCAAATTTGCTATAAAGTTACAAAACTGTAGCTAA
- a CDS encoding multidrug effflux MFS transporter yields MKEQSSIFSKFKLIIILAFMSSLAPLATDMYLPALSEVQKSFATSSFLAQLSLASFFIAFSLGQLIYGPVSDVYGRKKPLYIGVLVFILSSVACISFDSIYAFIFFRFTQALGGCVGVVIAIAIVNDKFNVKEAAGVFALMMVISSLAPMLAPTFGGIFLEYFSWQFIFGVLFVLGAILLLMIIFWLDKSAKIDKTLSLNPKALWQNYKFILEDRRFRIYIFSAGFAMAAMFAYITGSAFVFTEHFGLSARDYGILFGINALGFTIFANINAKIVQKISPYQILPYGFLAMLTLAILLTISGFMGLGFIYVEICTFLVIGSLGFIVPNTTTLAMARFKQKSGSASAVLGTVEFAIAGIISFVTGALGANHPLPLAIVMASCVLIACIIYFSLRKKKFSIKNRQ; encoded by the coding sequence ATAAAAGAGCAATCAAGCATATTTTCTAAATTTAAACTCATAATAATCTTAGCTTTTATGTCTTCTCTAGCTCCACTAGCTACTGATATGTATCTACCAGCTCTTAGCGAAGTCCAAAAAAGCTTTGCCACAAGCTCATTTCTAGCTCAACTCTCTTTAGCTTCATTTTTCATAGCATTTTCGCTTGGACAACTGATATATGGACCTGTAAGTGATGTCTATGGACGCAAAAAACCTCTTTATATAGGCGTTTTAGTATTTATACTTTCGAGCGTGGCATGTATTAGCTTTGATTCAATCTATGCTTTTATATTTTTCAGATTCACCCAAGCACTAGGCGGATGTGTTGGCGTAGTCATTGCTATTGCTATAGTTAATGATAAATTTAACGTCAAAGAAGCCGCTGGAGTATTTGCTTTGATGATGGTAATATCGTCTTTAGCACCTATGCTTGCTCCTACTTTTGGTGGTATATTTTTAGAATATTTTTCTTGGCAATTTATATTTGGCGTGCTGTTTGTACTAGGAGCAATACTGCTTTTAATGATAATATTTTGGCTAGATAAAAGTGCAAAAATAGATAAAACACTTAGCCTAAACCCAAAAGCACTATGGCAAAACTATAAATTTATACTAGAAGATAGAAGATTTAGAATATACATATTTTCAGCCGGATTTGCGATGGCTGCAATGTTTGCGTATATTACTGGATCTGCTTTCGTATTTACAGAGCACTTTGGACTAAGCGCAAGAGATTATGGAATTTTATTTGGAATAAATGCCTTAGGATTTACTATATTTGCAAACATAAATGCAAAAATAGTACAAAAGATCTCGCCGTATCAAATTTTACCTTATGGATTTTTAGCAATGCTTACTTTGGCCATTTTATTAACAATTTCCGGATTTATGGGGCTTGGATTTATATATGTAGAGATTTGTACATTTTTAGTTATCGGTTCGCTAGGTTTTATCGTACCAAATACAACGACTCTTGCAATGGCAAGATTTAAACAAAAATCAGGCTCTGCGTCAGCTGTTTTAGGAACAGTCGAGTTTGCGATAGCTGGAATCATATCTTTTGTAACAGGAGCACTAGGAGCAAATCACCCCTTACCACTTGCCATAGTGATGGCGTCTTGTGTTTTGATAGCTTGCATCATATATTTTTCTTTGAGAAAAAAGAAATTTAGCATAAAAAATAGGCAATAA
- a CDS encoding HU family DNA-binding protein produces the protein MKKSDFIDLVSKKAGLTKKDTAGVVDAVIESITESLAKGNGVNFIGFGSFSVVDKAAREGKVPGSNKTYKTPATKAVKFKVGKGLKETVSSVCVKKCGNKK, from the coding sequence ATGAAAAAGTCTGATTTTATAGATCTTGTTTCTAAAAAAGCAGGTCTTACTAAAAAAGATACGGCTGGCGTAGTTGATGCAGTTATAGAGTCTATAACTGAATCTTTAGCAAAAGGAAATGGAGTCAATTTTATAGGATTTGGCTCTTTTAGCGTTGTTGATAAGGCTGCTAGAGAAGGCAAAGTTCCTGGAAGTAACAAGACTTACAAAACTCCTGCTACAAAAGCTGTTAAATTTAAAGTTGGAAAAGGTTTAAAAGAGACCGTTTCTAGTGTTTGTGTTAAAAAATGTGGAAATAAAAAATAG
- a CDS encoding adenylosuccinate lyase, translating to MNITQTLESITITIDDDSLFLSLADKIKENFTNSIKSRDKVILFYNENELVQRKYFLKLIGKIYEKTSNDKIDFLFTHHKNIKLVYKKANSVQILININIKFDKNHIIFDLSKSDDIFNKYLIKCVGTMKYEFFKNENLLSVSVDKAEKLDIFDSLFSFKEHIKYAVNFNFDEGEYESFKKRIRIQNSKNYVRRFSMLASLLEEHFETLGCNANDDFETVRAKYLNLTKMYHPDRHLQKTIEIQKNYTDKFQKIGLAYEALKPYFREQDNFISA from the coding sequence ATGAACATAACTCAAACTCTAGAATCAATAACCATCACAATAGACGACGATAGTCTTTTTTTAAGTTTAGCAGATAAGATCAAAGAAAACTTTACGAATTCGATAAAAAGTAGAGATAAGGTTATCTTATTTTACAATGAAAACGAACTAGTGCAGCGCAAATATTTTTTAAAGCTTATAGGTAAAATATACGAAAAAACATCAAACGATAAAATAGATTTTTTATTTACCCATCATAAAAATATAAAACTTGTCTATAAAAAAGCGAACTCAGTCCAAATTTTGATCAATATAAACATAAAATTTGATAAAAATCATATAATTTTTGATTTAAGTAAAAGCGATGATATTTTCAACAAATACCTGATAAAATGTGTTGGGACTATGAAATACGAGTTTTTTAAAAACGAAAATTTGCTAAGTGTGAGCGTGGATAAAGCTGAAAAGCTTGATATTTTTGATAGCTTATTTTCATTTAAAGAGCATATCAAATACGCCGTAAATTTTAACTTTGATGAGGGCGAGTACGAGAGCTTTAAAAAGCGCATCAGAATTCAAAACTCAAAAAATTACGTAAGAAGATTTTCTATGCTTGCAAGCTTGCTTGAAGAGCATTTTGAGACACTTGGTTGTAATGCTAATGATGACTTTGAAACAGTTCGTGCAAAATACTTAAATTTAACCAAGATGTATCATCCTGATCGCCATTTACAAAAAACGATAGAAATTCAAAAGAACTACACCGATAAATTTCAAAAGATCGGACTAGCGTATGAAGCCTTAAAACCATACTTTAGAGAGCAAGATAACTTTATAAGTGCTTAA
- a CDS encoding pyridoxine 5'-phosphate synthase gives MKLGVNIDHVAVLREARAVNDPDVLQALFIAVSSGADQITIHLREDRRHINEADVKNIINLSKIPVNLECSINSEIVDIVCALKPSRATLVPEKRAELTTEGGLNLNSPNLANVIKKLQDNDIEVSLFVDPNLDDIRASKEFGVQFVELHTGAYSNTFLMLFSNLRHTKYSVNGLDFSKNELKQILNKEINRIKEAAKLGKNLGLKVAAGHGLNYQNVKAIASIDEIFELNIGQSIIARSIFVGLKTAIKEMKELFI, from the coding sequence ATGAAACTTGGCGTAAATATAGATCACGTAGCAGTTTTAAGAGAGGCTAGAGCGGTAAATGATCCTGATGTTTTGCAGGCTCTTTTTATCGCTGTTAGCTCAGGAGCCGATCAAATAACCATCCATCTTAGAGAAGACAGACGTCATATAAATGAAGCTGATGTTAAAAACATCATAAACTTAAGCAAAATCCCAGTAAATTTAGAATGTTCGATAAATAGTGAGATCGTAGATATAGTTTGCGCGCTAAAGCCTAGTAGAGCTACTTTGGTTCCTGAAAAAAGAGCTGAACTCACGACTGAGGGCGGACTGAATTTAAACTCGCCAAATTTGGCTAATGTTATCAAAAAATTGCAAGATAATGATATAGAAGTTTCGCTTTTCGTTGATCCAAATTTAGATGATATCCGTGCTTCAAAAGAGTTTGGAGTTCAGTTTGTAGAGCTTCATACTGGAGCTTATTCAAATACATTTTTAATGCTTTTTTCAAATTTAAGACATACAAAATATAGCGTAAATGGCTTAGACTTTTCAAAAAATGAATTAAAACAGATATTAAACAAAGAGATAAATAGGATAAAAGAAGCGGCAAAATTAGGTAAAAACTTAGGATTGAAAGTTGCCGCAGGACACGGACTAAACTATCAAAACGTAAAAGCTATCGCCAGTATAGATGAAATCTTTGAGTTAAATATAGGTCAAAGCATAATAGCAAGAAGCATTTTTGTAGGACTAAAAACAGCTATAAAAGAGATGAAAGAGTTGTTTATATAA
- a CDS encoding YaaA family protein, translated as MKILFSPSESKTPGGELKNLDDKAFLFSNLYDKRLYALNLYNEFIKTASKDEVSKLFGLKKDFDIQKYTEDIFLKPVMKAVLRYDGVAYDYLKYRSLTQISKEFIDENVIIFSNLYGPLLAKDEVVDYKLKQGENIPGFIFDKFYKDNFSLALDEYLQDEDILDLRAGFYDKFYEIKKPYLTLKFKKDGKVVSHWAKAYRGIVLRSVALNSVLTIKDFYDLNIDGLKVCNIIRKGLKSEIVFDITI; from the coding sequence ATGAAAATTTTATTTTCGCCAAGTGAGTCTAAAACACCCGGCGGTGAGCTTAAAAATTTAGACGATAAAGCGTTTTTATTTTCAAATTTATACGATAAAAGACTTTATGCTTTAAATTTATACAATGAGTTTATAAAGACTGCTTCAAAAGATGAAGTGTCAAAACTTTTTGGGCTTAAAAAAGATTTTGATATCCAAAAATACACCGAAGATATATTTTTAAAACCTGTAATGAAAGCAGTTTTAAGATATGATGGCGTGGCGTACGACTATCTAAAATACAGAAGTTTAACTCAAATCTCAAAAGAATTTATAGATGAAAATGTTATTATATTTTCAAATTTATACGGTCCTCTTTTGGCTAAAGATGAAGTCGTGGATTACAAGCTAAAACAAGGAGAAAATATCCCCGGTTTTATTTTTGATAAATTTTATAAAGACAATTTTAGTCTAGCTTTAGATGAATATTTACAAGACGAGGATATTTTGGATTTAAGGGCAGGCTTCTATGATAAATTTTATGAGATAAAAAAGCCGTATCTAACGCTTAAATTTAAAAAAGACGGTAAAGTTGTAAGCCACTGGGCAAAAGCGTATAGAGGTATAGTTTTAAGAAGTGTTGCGTTAAATTCTGTTTTAACCATCAAGGATTTTTATGATCTTAACATTGATGGCTTAAAAGTTTGCAATATTATAAGAAAAGGCTTAAAGAGCGAAATTGTATTTGATATTACTATATAA
- a CDS encoding acetyl-CoA carboxylase subunit A — MIHKILIANRGEIAVRIVRACKDLHIKNVAIYTEPDRECLHVKVADEAYQIGKDPIKGYLDAKRIVEVAKACGADAIHPGYGFLSENYDFAKEVEDAGLIFIGPKSEVIRKMGNKNIARFLMKKNGIPVVPGTEKLNNETIETIKTYASRIGYPVILKASGGGGGRGIREVWSEDELENNYESCKREAKAFFNNDEVFMEKFIEKPRHIEFQILGDNYGNLIHLCERDCSIQRRHQKVIEIAPCPTISEDLRKRMGVAAVAAAKAVGYTNAGTIEFLLDDYNNFYFMEMNTRIQVEHGVTEEITGVDLISRQIRIASGEILDIEQSEVKPRGVSIEARITAENVWKNFAPSPGKITGYFPALGPGVRVDSHIYQDYAIPPFYDSMLAKLMVKANSYDLAVSKLERALDEFKIEGVTTTLPFLLAISKRRHFRRGFFDTSYIEERLQDILENTHDAHQDNKEEVIAAIAAAIQKVKADRNKE; from the coding sequence ATGATACATAAAATTCTTATAGCCAATCGTGGCGAAATCGCAGTTCGTATAGTCAGAGCTTGTAAAGATCTGCATATAAAAAATGTTGCCATTTATACCGAGCCAGATCGTGAGTGTTTGCACGTAAAAGTCGCCGATGAAGCTTATCAGATCGGCAAGGATCCTATAAAAGGTTACCTTGATGCAAAAAGAATAGTCGAAGTAGCAAAAGCTTGTGGTGCGGACGCTATCCATCCAGGATATGGATTTTTGAGCGAAAATTATGATTTTGCAAAAGAAGTAGAAGATGCGGGCCTCATATTTATAGGTCCAAAATCTGAAGTTATCCGCAAAATGGGAAATAAAAATATCGCTAGATTTTTGATGAAGAAAAACGGAATTCCAGTCGTCCCAGGTACCGAAAAGCTAAATAATGAAACGATAGAAACTATAAAAACTTACGCTAGTCGTATAGGCTATCCAGTCATCCTTAAAGCAAGTGGTGGCGGTGGCGGTCGCGGTATCCGTGAGGTTTGGAGCGAAGACGAGCTTGAAAATAACTATGAAAGTTGTAAAAGAGAGGCTAAAGCATTTTTTAACAACGATGAAGTTTTTATGGAAAAATTCATCGAAAAACCTCGCCATATAGAGTTTCAAATTCTAGGCGATAATTATGGAAATTTGATACATTTATGCGAAAGAGACTGCTCTATCCAACGTCGTCATCAAAAAGTCATCGAGATAGCTCCATGCCCAACCATCAGTGAAGATCTAAGAAAGAGAATGGGCGTCGCAGCTGTTGCTGCAGCTAAAGCAGTCGGCTATACAAACGCTGGAACTATCGAGTTTTTACTAGATGATTACAATAATTTTTATTTTATGGAGATGAATACGCGTATCCAAGTAGAACACGGTGTTACCGAAGAGATCACGGGAGTTGATCTCATAAGTCGTCAAATCCGCATCGCCTCTGGTGAGATTTTAGATATAGAGCAAAGCGAAGTAAAACCAAGAGGAGTATCGATAGAAGCTAGGATTACGGCTGAAAACGTATGGAAAAACTTTGCTCCAAGCCCTGGAAAGATAACCGGATATTTTCCTGCTTTAGGTCCAGGAGTAAGAGTAGATAGCCATATATATCAAGATTACGCTATACCGCCGTTTTATGACTCTATGCTCGCAAAACTTATGGTAAAAGCAAATAGCTATGATCTAGCAGTCAGCAAGCTAGAGCGCGCCTTAGATGAGTTTAAGATAGAAGGCGTTACTACGACTTTACCATTTTTATTAGCTATCTCAAAACGCCGTCACTTTAGACGTGGATTTTTTGATACTAGCTATATTGAAGAGCGTTTGCAAGACATTTTAGAAAATACTCACGATGCTCATCAAGATAATAAAGAAGAAGTCATCGCAGCCATAGCAGCGGCAATACAAAAAGTAAAAGCCGATAGAAACAAGGAGTAG
- a CDS encoding HIT family protein, producing the protein MKHEFAPWRSEYFKNKQEGCAFCDIVSNDNKDDENFVIFRAKHCFGVMNRYPYTLGEFMVIPYEHIDNVETLDDETWHEMSHFVKIGVGILKKYLNANGVNIGMNLGAAAGAGIAEHIHYHLVPRWNRDTNFITTIGHTRIHGVPFYEQYQTLKEAFKEIIK; encoded by the coding sequence ATGAAACATGAGTTTGCACCTTGGAGAAGTGAGTATTTCAAAAATAAGCAAGAGGGTTGTGCTTTTTGTGACATAGTAAGTAATGATAACAAAGATGATGAGAATTTTGTTATTTTTAGAGCTAAACACTGCTTTGGCGTCATGAACCGCTATCCTTATACTTTAGGCGAGTTTATGGTCATCCCGTATGAGCATATCGACAACGTAGAGACGCTAGATGATGAGACGTGGCACGAAATGAGCCATTTTGTTAAAATCGGTGTTGGTATATTGAAAAAATACTTAAACGCTAATGGCGTAAATATAGGTATGAATTTAGGTGCCGCTGCTGGAGCTGGAATCGCAGAACATATACATTATCATCTTGTTCCTAGGTGGAACAGAGATACGAATTTCATAACTACTATCGGTCATACTAGGATCCATGGAGTTCCGTTTTATGAACAATATCAAACTTTAAAAGAGGCGTTCAAAGAGATAATAAAATGA
- a CDS encoding inorganic phosphate transporter, with translation MSRDNLFALTFFVISVVAFFMWGYSYIPSNHLLLFILASVFGLFMAFNIGGNDVANSFGTSVGAKTLTIKQALIIAAVFELSGAVFAGAEVTNTIRSGIVTLPDEIINPMSFVVVMISSLFSAGAWLFVATKKGLPVSTTHSIVGGIVGAGLTMGFVYYGNGRAFEMVQWSEIGRIALSWVVSPIMGGVVSYLIFGYIKSKIIIPSTILQGKLKSIKRERKLYKDQYIKDLSNKSEAEQIRELRRIAITDEEECEGSECEFRNKIKSMKEREKSFDTTFFMRAHIPMVAGVAAMIISGSMLFKGLKHLNFNLSSIQTLWIIFVIGIAAYLASFAIVNLMKKDSPQKSINRIFGWFQIFTASSFAFSHGANDIANAVGPFAAILDVLKNNSINESSPVPGVAMATFGIALVVGLWFLGKEVITTVGSKLAEILPTTGFSAELAASIVILIATKMGLPISSTHVLIGAVLGIGVYNRNANWGMLKPIGLAWIITLPVSMIGSAVGYLVIKNIMGL, from the coding sequence TTGTCAAGAGATAATCTCTTTGCACTTACATTTTTCGTAATTTCAGTTGTTGCTTTTTTTATGTGGGGTTATAGTTATATTCCTAGTAATCATCTATTATTATTCATTTTAGCAAGCGTTTTTGGTCTATTTATGGCTTTCAATATCGGTGGAAACGATGTTGCAAACTCATTTGGAACTAGCGTTGGTGCTAAGACTCTTACTATCAAACAAGCTCTTATCATTGCAGCAGTTTTTGAACTAAGCGGTGCAGTTTTTGCTGGAGCAGAAGTTACAAATACTATTAGAAGCGGCATAGTCACCCTCCCAGATGAGATCATAAATCCTATGAGTTTTGTAGTGGTTATGATATCGTCTTTGTTTAGTGCTGGTGCGTGGCTTTTTGTAGCTACAAAAAAAGGTTTGCCCGTCTCTACGACACACTCTATAGTAGGTGGTATAGTTGGAGCTGGACTTACTATGGGTTTTGTGTATTATGGTAATGGCAGGGCGTTTGAAATGGTACAGTGGAGCGAGATAGGACGTATCGCTCTTAGCTGGGTCGTGTCTCCTATAATGGGTGGAGTTGTTTCGTATCTTATATTTGGCTACATCAAGTCAAAGATCATTATTCCTTCTACTATTTTACAAGGCAAATTAAAATCTATAAAAAGAGAGCGTAAGCTATACAAAGATCAATACATAAAAGATCTATCAAACAAAAGTGAAGCTGAGCAGATAAGAGAGCTTAGACGGATCGCCATTACCGATGAAGAAGAGTGTGAGGGTAGCGAGTGTGAATTTAGAAATAAGATAAAATCTATGAAAGAGCGCGAAAAGAGCTTTGATACGACATTTTTTATGCGCGCTCATATACCTATGGTAGCTGGCGTGGCAGCTATGATCATATCTGGGAGTATGCTTTTTAAAGGTTTAAAACATCTGAATTTCAACCTGAGCTCTATCCAGACTTTATGGATCATTTTTGTTATAGGTATCGCGGCATATCTAGCTAGCTTTGCTATAGTAAATTTGATGAAAAAAGATAGCCCGCAAAAAAGTATAAATAGAATTTTCGGCTGGTTTCAGATATTTACGGCTTCATCATTTGCATTTTCTCATGGAGCAAACGATATAGCAAACGCAGTAGGTCCGTTTGCTGCGATTCTTGATGTTTTGAAAAACAACTCTATAAATGAAAGCTCTCCTGTTCCTGGTGTTGCTATGGCGACATTTGGTATAGCTCTTGTAGTTGGGCTTTGGTTTTTAGGTAAAGAAGTTATCACTACAGTTGGCTCAAAACTTGCCGAGATACTTCCTACTACTGGTTTTAGCGCTGAACTCGCCGCTAGTATAGTTATACTTATCGCTACCAAAATGGGACTTCCTATCAGTTCTACTCACGTTCTTATCGGTGCAGTTTTGGGTATTGGGGTTTACAATCGCAATGCAAATTGGGGTATGCTAAAGCCTATCGGACTTGCTTGGATCATCACTTTACCTGTTTCTATGATAGGTTCTGCCGTCGGATATCTTGTTATAAAAAATATTATGGGACTTTAA